In Streptomyces canus, one DNA window encodes the following:
- a CDS encoding AzlC family ABC transporter permease produces the protein MRTAERTALVRDSALVWLASGVVGVSFGAIAVTGGLPVWVPVVMSLVVYAGSAQFSAVGVLLAGGGPVAASVTGLLLNTRTAAFSLAVADILGPGRVARLLGAHLVTDETVAFALAQPDPARRRAAFWVSGLGLFAVWNTGVLAGALAGDALGDTGTYGLDAAFPAVLVALVLPALRDSSAIRRSALLGAALALAVTPAVPAGVPVLVALAGLVLHGARRPV, from the coding sequence ATGCGTACGGCAGAGCGAACAGCCTTGGTCCGTGACAGTGCGCTCGTCTGGCTCGCGAGCGGGGTCGTGGGCGTCTCCTTCGGCGCGATCGCCGTCACCGGCGGCCTGCCGGTGTGGGTACCGGTGGTGATGTCCCTGGTGGTGTACGCGGGATCCGCCCAGTTCAGCGCGGTCGGGGTGCTGCTGGCCGGGGGCGGCCCGGTCGCCGCGTCGGTCACCGGCCTGCTGCTCAACACCCGAACGGCCGCCTTCAGTCTCGCCGTCGCGGACATCCTCGGCCCGGGGCGGGTCGCCCGTCTCCTCGGCGCACACCTGGTCACCGACGAGACGGTGGCCTTCGCCCTCGCCCAGCCGGATCCGGCGCGGCGCCGGGCGGCCTTCTGGGTTTCCGGGCTCGGCCTGTTCGCCGTGTGGAACACCGGCGTCCTGGCCGGGGCCCTCGCCGGGGACGCCCTGGGCGACACCGGCACCTACGGCCTGGACGCGGCCTTCCCCGCCGTCCTCGTCGCCCTGGTGCTGCCCGCCCTGCGCGACTCTTCGGCGATACGACGGTCCGCGCTGCTCGGCGCCGCGCTGGCCCTGGCGGTGACGCCGGCGGTCCCGGCGGGGGTGCCGGTGCTGGTGGCACTCGCGGGCCTGGTCCTCCACGGCGCCAGGAGGCCGGTGTGA
- a CDS encoding prepilin peptidase — translation MTELLVAVAALWGAAAGSLLPRAAYRYSVPSGEPWRETCPDGHPLGGRLGWARCGTCATRQSYGPSTPVLSTVTALLCAALAAATGTHPEIAVWLLLAPVGVLLAVIDLRVRRLPDPLTLPLAAAALALLGAVSLVPEHAGNWLNSLFGALALGAGYWVLWRINPGGMGFGDVKLALGAGAVLGWYGWDTVLLGTFAGFLLGALYGGVLVLVGRAGRKTAIPFGPFLITGAYAGLLIGAYTA, via the coding sequence GTGACGGAGCTGCTCGTCGCCGTCGCCGCACTGTGGGGAGCGGCGGCGGGTTCGCTGCTGCCGCGCGCCGCCTACCGCTACTCCGTCCCGTCCGGGGAACCGTGGCGGGAGACCTGCCCCGACGGGCACCCGCTGGGCGGCCGGCTCGGGTGGGCGAGGTGCGGGACATGCGCCACACGGCAGTCGTACGGCCCCAGCACCCCGGTCCTCTCCACCGTCACCGCCCTCCTCTGCGCCGCCCTCGCCGCCGCCACCGGCACCCACCCGGAGATCGCCGTCTGGCTGCTGCTCGCCCCCGTGGGCGTCCTGCTGGCCGTCATCGACCTGCGCGTACGACGACTGCCCGACCCGCTCACCCTCCCCCTCGCGGCCGCCGCACTCGCCCTGCTCGGGGCGGTCTCTTTGGTGCCCGAGCACGCCGGGAACTGGCTGAACTCCCTGTTCGGCGCCCTCGCGCTCGGCGCCGGCTACTGGGTGCTGTGGCGGATCAACCCCGGCGGCATGGGCTTCGGCGATGTGAAGCTGGCGCTCGGGGCGGGGGCGGTCCTGGGCTGGTACGGCTGGGACACCGTGCTGCTCGGCACCTTTGCCGGCTTCCTGCTCGGCGCGCTCTACGGCGGTGTCCTGGTCCTGGTGGGCAGGGCGGGACGCAAGACGGCGATCCCGTTCGGGCCGTTCCTGATCACGGGGGCGTACGCGGGGCTGCTGATCGGCGCGTACACGGCCTGA
- a CDS encoding serine/threonine-protein kinase, translated as MQPLGVDEPTAVGPYRLLGRLGSGGMGRVYLGRSAGGRTVAVKIVHPHFALDEEFRARFRREVDAARRVGGAWTAPVLDADPEAAVPWVATGYAAGPSLTSAVTDGGPLPEHSVRVLGAGLAEALVAVHGLGLVHRDVKPSNVLLTVDGPLLIDFGIARATDGTASLTSTGVSIGSPGYMSPEQILSKGVSGAADVFSLGAVLAYAATGVPPFPGDSSASLLYKVVHEEPELGSLTGELRDLVGACLSKSAQDRPTPGELARRIAPEGAARLVAAGWLPGALVEQLGRSAVQLLNLEAATGERTGEQASGPVGFSSPSVGGASPEAGGLSGPGGPFGPGGRSGSGGSSGSGGASGSSGALGSGGSSGAGGSSGSAGAFGPPPVMPVVSAGAPPAAAAGPPAFPVTPSATTGGPLVPEPRDAAPHDTVVPSDRRPGPGKLSVSVAATSAAGDNGRGRRMSCTVALAVAGALAAVTVGSVFLFDLLPGRGDDDSASSRPGNDAYSSAPSSVPSASLPSASSPPSASSQPSSAAPSGPSEVPARYLGTWEGQGSGLGGSLPMGTFRITVKKVSVGEEVGRLRQTDAIGAECTDVLTLKQVTETELVTTAVGAKDNHAGCNPTAHTVRLTAVGDDLKYTSESEAEGYPEARMSKVER; from the coding sequence ATGCAGCCGCTGGGAGTCGACGAACCCACCGCCGTGGGGCCCTACCGGCTGCTCGGCCGACTGGGTTCCGGTGGCATGGGCCGGGTCTATCTCGGCCGCAGTGCCGGGGGCCGCACGGTCGCCGTCAAGATCGTGCACCCGCACTTCGCGCTCGACGAGGAGTTCCGTGCCCGCTTCCGCCGCGAGGTCGACGCGGCGCGGCGAGTGGGCGGGGCCTGGACCGCGCCGGTCCTCGACGCGGACCCGGAGGCGGCGGTGCCGTGGGTCGCCACGGGGTACGCGGCGGGCCCTTCCCTGACCTCGGCGGTCACGGACGGGGGGCCGCTGCCCGAGCATTCCGTACGCGTCCTGGGGGCGGGGCTTGCCGAGGCGCTCGTGGCCGTGCACGGACTGGGGCTGGTCCACCGGGACGTGAAGCCCTCCAACGTCCTGCTCACCGTCGACGGCCCCCTCCTCATCGACTTCGGCATCGCACGCGCCACCGACGGCACCGCGTCCCTGACCTCCACCGGCGTCTCCATCGGCTCGCCGGGCTACATGTCCCCCGAACAGATCCTGAGCAAGGGGGTGTCGGGCGCGGCGGACGTCTTCTCCCTGGGCGCGGTGCTGGCCTACGCGGCCACGGGGGTACCGCCCTTCCCGGGGGACTCCTCGGCCTCCCTCCTCTACAAGGTGGTCCACGAGGAGCCCGAACTCGGATCACTGACCGGCGAGTTGCGGGACCTCGTGGGGGCCTGCCTGTCCAAGTCGGCACAGGACCGGCCGACCCCGGGGGAACTGGCCCGACGGATCGCCCCTGAGGGCGCGGCTCGGTTGGTGGCGGCGGGATGGCTGCCGGGGGCGCTGGTCGAGCAGCTGGGGCGCAGTGCCGTACAGCTGCTGAACCTTGAGGCGGCGACGGGTGAGCGGACGGGGGAGCAGGCGTCCGGGCCGGTGGGGTTCAGCAGTCCTTCGGTGGGAGGGGCTTCGCCGGAAGCGGGGGGTTTGTCCGGGCCGGGTGGGCCGTTTGGGCCGGGTGGTCGCTCGGGCTCGGGTGGGTCATCGGGTTCCGGTGGAGCGTCGGGTTCGAGTGGAGCCTTGGGCTCGGGTGGGTCCTCCGGTGCGGGCGGTTCCTCGGGTTCGGCCGGTGCGTTCGGGCCGCCGCCGGTGATGCCGGTGGTGTCCGCGGGAGCGCCTCCCGCTGCCGCGGCCGGCCCCCCGGCGTTCCCGGTCACGCCGTCGGCCACCACGGGCGGACCCCTTGTGCCCGAGCCCCGGGACGCGGCGCCGCACGACACGGTGGTGCCCTCCGACCGGCGACCCGGCCCCGGGAAGCTCTCCGTCTCCGTGGCCGCCACCTCCGCGGCCGGGGACAACGGACGCGGGCGCCGGATGAGTTGCACCGTGGCGCTCGCGGTCGCGGGGGCGCTGGCCGCGGTGACCGTGGGGTCGGTGTTCCTGTTCGACCTGCTGCCGGGCCGGGGCGACGACGACTCGGCGAGTTCCAGACCCGGCAACGACGCCTACTCCTCGGCCCCGAGTTCCGTACCGTCGGCCTCCCTGCCCTCGGCTTCCTCGCCGCCGTCCGCATCCTCCCAGCCGTCCAGCGCGGCGCCGAGCGGGCCTTCCGAGGTCCCCGCCCGCTACCTCGGCACCTGGGAGGGGCAGGGGAGCGGTCTCGGCGGGAGCCTGCCGATGGGGACCTTCCGGATCACCGTCAAGAAGGTGAGCGTCGGCGAGGAGGTGGGCCGGCTGCGGCAGACCGACGCGATCGGAGCCGAGTGCACCGACGTCCTCACGCTGAAGCAGGTCACCGAGACGGAGCTCGTCACCACGGCCGTCGGCGCGAAGGACAACCACGCCGGCTGCAACCCCACCGCCCACACCGTCCGCCTCACCGCGGTGGGCGACGACCTGAAGTACACGTCGGAGAGCGAGGCCGAGGGATACCCCGAGGCGCGGATGTCGAAGGTCGAGCGGTGA
- a CDS encoding cold-shock protein, which translates to MATGTVKWFNAEKGFGFIAQEGGGPDVFVHYSAINASGFRSLEENQQVSFDVTQGPKGPQAENVTPV; encoded by the coding sequence ATGGCTACCGGAACCGTGAAGTGGTTCAACGCCGAAAAGGGCTTTGGCTTCATCGCCCAGGAGGGCGGCGGCCCCGACGTCTTCGTCCACTACTCCGCGATCAACGCGAGCGGCTTCCGTTCGCTGGAGGAGAACCAGCAGGTCTCCTTCGACGTGACCCAGGGCCCGAAGGGCCCGCAGGCGGAGAACGTCACCCCCGTCTGA
- a CDS encoding menaquinone biosynthetic enzyme MqnA/MqnD family protein yields MDNSRTRPRVGHIQFLNCLPLYWGLARTGTLLDFELTKDTPEKLSEKLVQGDLDIGPITLVEFLKNADDLVAFPDIAVGCDGPVMSCVIVSQVPLDELDGARVALGSTSRTSVRLAQLLLAERYGVRPDYYTCPPDLSLMMQEAEAAVLIGDAALRANLLDGPRFGLEVHDLGSLWKEWTGLPFVFAVWAARRDYLEREPVITRKVHEAFLASRNLSLEEVGKVAEQAARWEDFDEEVLAKYFTTLDFRFGGPQLAAVTEFARRVGPTTGFPGDVKVELLQP; encoded by the coding sequence GTGGACAATTCTCGCACCCGGCCGCGCGTCGGCCACATCCAGTTCCTGAACTGCCTGCCCCTGTACTGGGGGCTCGCGAGGACGGGCACGCTCCTCGACTTCGAGCTCACGAAGGACACCCCGGAGAAGCTCAGCGAGAAGCTGGTGCAGGGAGACCTCGACATCGGGCCCATCACCCTCGTCGAGTTCCTCAAGAACGCGGACGACCTGGTCGCCTTCCCCGACATCGCCGTCGGCTGCGACGGCCCGGTCATGTCCTGCGTCATCGTCTCGCAGGTCCCGCTGGACGAGCTGGACGGCGCCAGGGTGGCCCTCGGGTCGACCTCGCGTACCTCCGTACGCCTCGCCCAGCTCCTCCTCGCCGAGCGCTACGGCGTCCGGCCCGACTACTACACCTGCCCGCCCGACCTCAGCCTGATGATGCAGGAGGCGGAGGCGGCCGTACTCATCGGAGACGCGGCGCTGCGGGCGAACCTCCTCGACGGGCCGCGCTTCGGCCTCGAGGTGCACGACCTCGGCTCGCTCTGGAAGGAGTGGACGGGGCTGCCGTTCGTCTTCGCGGTGTGGGCCGCCCGCCGGGACTACCTCGAACGCGAGCCGGTCATCACCCGCAAGGTCCACGAGGCCTTCCTCGCCTCCCGGAACCTCTCCCTGGAGGAGGTCGGCAAGGTCGCGGAGCAGGCGGCCCGCTGGGAGGACTTCGACGAAGAGGTCCTGGCGAAGTACTTCACGACGCTGGACTTCCGGTTCGGAGGCCCGCAGTTGGCGGCGGTCACGGAGTTCGCGCGGAGGGTGGGGCCGACGACGGGTTTCCCCGGGGACGTGAAGGTGGAACTGCTTCAGCCCTAA
- a CDS encoding S8 family peptidase — MNNNRRRAALAGTVLLSAFSLGATPVQAAGDSASGSPQRVIIVMRDQLTDLPMRTQAAKRGQAAADDQAPVVAQLKKSGATRVHGMSLINAVSATLDPAAMARIRDDRRVAAVVPDLPIRRPAPDSATTAAAATAKGAAAPGTACPKDPAKPLLEPEALQLTHTDAAQRTATGKGVKVAFFAEGMDAANPEFVRPDGSRVVTDSEDFSGDGVNAGTTGGEAFGDASAIAAQGSRTYDMSAQLPYAKLPKGCTFRVRGFAPGAQLMDLRVFGANSFTSGFVRAIQYAVAHHADVLSQSFGSNFYPDAATDPIRLADDAAVAAGVTVVASSGDSGTSGTVGSPASDPNVIGVGATTSFRLAAQGYGYRKWTSDNITGLSSGGTTQGNKLVDLVAPGMVGMAACTVDPRWSDCALPTQVFGGTSQAAPFAAGAAADVIQAYKDAHGGVRPSPDLVKRILTGTATDLHVPADEQGAGLLDTGAAVRAARAVNTLGGSPNSTRLVPSAGQLNVVGQPGGERQTSVTLTNTADRPQRVTMSSRTVGAQTFSSRHKVTVGSPLAGDDREGKLAARPFTVKVPKGTPFLDAEMVWPGTADSGKLALVLVDPAGRLTQVSYDYDGYGLHSNYQHVDVHDPRPGTWTVKVVWNNGRMHLQDKPLKPGTYRGPVTVRITGHRYTSAGVPEQTRTVPAGGIARFPVRIPLPRTAGDAPFSLQFASDTGTRLSLPVARRTLVPVDPAPGHSTSFAATLTGGVGRDVGQTNGYYLDVPPGRRDLTIDLTAEDPATALVYYLVSPDGQILARDTDRTAGEHGVPTKYSSLTAHRPAAGRWTLIVGLPDAISGKAFSQKVTGTVRLDAMTATAPGLPDSPSRVLKRGSTLTVPVRVPNSGPAERRYYLDPRLDTTGEIALVENGSDKSGTAKINDGGLGWFVPSHTTKLVATATADRPVDLNMYPWTASPMVFGEAGTGDTTVATALAGQLASGLWSTEVTDPGPFGDKPAGKGTAKVTLTATTQSFDPAAKASTGEFWDLDADWKPVAAASGKTATMKLTLTPTAPVGTVVHGTVYVDTDSAFSGVMGSELIGIPYSYTVG, encoded by the coding sequence ATGAACAACAACAGAAGAAGAGCGGCGCTCGCGGGCACGGTCCTGCTGAGCGCCTTCTCTCTGGGCGCCACCCCCGTACAGGCGGCGGGCGACAGCGCGAGCGGCTCCCCGCAGCGCGTCATCATCGTCATGCGAGACCAGCTCACCGACCTCCCGATGCGCACGCAGGCCGCGAAGCGCGGGCAGGCCGCGGCCGACGACCAGGCGCCCGTCGTGGCGCAGTTGAAGAAGAGCGGGGCCACCCGCGTGCACGGGATGAGCCTGATCAACGCCGTCTCCGCCACGCTGGACCCGGCCGCGATGGCGCGGATACGCGACGACCGGCGGGTGGCCGCGGTCGTGCCGGACCTTCCGATACGGCGGCCCGCCCCGGACTCCGCCACCACGGCCGCCGCGGCCACCGCCAAGGGCGCGGCCGCACCCGGCACCGCCTGTCCCAAGGACCCCGCCAAGCCCCTCCTCGAACCCGAGGCGCTTCAGCTGACGCACACCGACGCGGCGCAGCGCACCGCCACCGGCAAGGGGGTCAAGGTCGCCTTCTTCGCCGAGGGCATGGACGCCGCCAACCCCGAGTTCGTCCGACCCGACGGCAGCCGTGTGGTCACCGACTCCGAGGACTTCAGCGGGGACGGCGTGAACGCCGGCACCACCGGCGGCGAGGCCTTCGGTGACGCCAGTGCCATCGCGGCACAGGGCAGCCGTACGTACGACATGTCCGCGCAACTGCCGTACGCCAAGCTCCCGAAGGGCTGCACGTTCCGGGTCCGCGGCTTCGCGCCCGGGGCGCAGCTGATGGACCTGAGGGTGTTCGGCGCGAACTCCTTCACCTCCGGGTTCGTGCGGGCCATCCAGTACGCGGTGGCACACCACGCGGACGTCCTCAGCCAGTCCTTCGGGTCCAACTTCTACCCCGACGCGGCCACCGACCCGATCCGGCTGGCCGACGACGCCGCCGTCGCCGCCGGGGTGACGGTGGTCGCCTCCAGCGGTGACTCCGGGACGTCCGGCACGGTGGGCTCACCCGCGAGCGACCCGAACGTGATCGGTGTCGGCGCCACCACGTCGTTCCGGCTGGCGGCGCAGGGCTACGGCTACCGCAAGTGGACCAGCGACAACATCACCGGGCTGTCCTCCGGCGGTACGACCCAGGGCAACAAGCTGGTCGATCTGGTGGCGCCGGGCATGGTCGGCATGGCCGCCTGCACCGTCGACCCCCGCTGGAGCGACTGCGCCCTGCCCACCCAGGTGTTCGGCGGGACCAGCCAGGCGGCCCCCTTCGCGGCCGGCGCGGCGGCCGACGTCATCCAGGCGTACAAGGACGCGCACGGCGGGGTGCGGCCGTCGCCGGACCTGGTCAAGCGCATCCTGACCGGCACGGCGACCGACCTGCACGTCCCCGCCGACGAGCAGGGCGCGGGGCTGCTGGACACGGGCGCGGCCGTCCGCGCGGCCAGGGCCGTGAACACCCTCGGCGGTTCGCCGAACAGCACCCGGCTCGTCCCCTCGGCAGGGCAGTTGAACGTCGTCGGACAGCCGGGCGGTGAGCGGCAGACCTCCGTCACCCTCACCAACACAGCCGATCGGCCGCAGCGGGTCACGATGTCCTCCCGCACGGTCGGCGCCCAGACCTTCAGCAGCCGGCACAAGGTCACCGTCGGCTCCCCGCTCGCCGGGGACGACCGGGAGGGCAAGCTCGCCGCCCGGCCGTTCACCGTCAAGGTGCCGAAGGGGACCCCGTTCCTGGACGCCGAGATGGTGTGGCCCGGCACCGCGGACTCCGGCAAGCTCGCGCTGGTCCTGGTCGATCCGGCCGGACGGCTGACACAGGTCAGCTACGACTACGACGGCTACGGACTGCACAGCAACTACCAGCACGTCGACGTCCACGACCCGCGCCCCGGCACCTGGACCGTCAAGGTGGTGTGGAACAACGGCCGCATGCACCTTCAGGACAAGCCCCTGAAGCCGGGCACCTACCGCGGCCCGGTCACCGTAAGGATCACCGGCCACCGCTACACCTCGGCCGGCGTCCCCGAGCAGACCCGGACCGTCCCGGCGGGCGGCATCGCGCGGTTCCCGGTACGGATCCCGTTGCCGCGTACGGCCGGTGACGCGCCGTTCTCCCTGCAGTTCGCCTCGGACACGGGGACCCGCCTCTCCCTCCCGGTGGCCCGCCGGACGCTGGTCCCCGTCGACCCGGCCCCCGGACACAGCACCTCCTTCGCCGCCACCCTCACCGGCGGTGTCGGCCGGGACGTCGGCCAGACGAACGGCTACTACCTGGACGTACCGCCCGGCAGGCGTGACCTGACCATCGACCTCACGGCCGAGGACCCCGCCACCGCCCTCGTGTACTACCTGGTCAGCCCCGACGGCCAGATCCTCGCCCGGGACACCGACAGGACCGCGGGGGAACACGGCGTCCCGACGAAGTACTCGAGCCTGACCGCCCACCGCCCGGCCGCGGGACGGTGGACGCTGATCGTCGGACTGCCCGACGCCATCAGCGGAAAGGCCTTCAGCCAGAAGGTCACCGGGACGGTCCGCCTCGACGCCATGACGGCGACAGCGCCCGGCCTGCCGGACAGCCCGTCCCGCGTCCTCAAGCGCGGCAGCACGCTCACTGTCCCGGTCCGGGTGCCCAACTCCGGTCCGGCGGAGCGGCGTTACTACCTCGACCCCAGGCTCGACACCACGGGCGAGATCGCCCTCGTCGAGAACGGCAGCGACAAGTCGGGGACGGCGAAGATCAACGACGGGGGCCTGGGCTGGTTCGTGCCCTCGCACACCACCAAGCTGGTCGCCACGGCCACCGCCGACCGTCCCGTCGACCTGAACATGTACCCCTGGACCGCTTCTCCCATGGTGTTCGGGGAGGCCGGCACCGGTGACACGACGGTCGCCACCGCCCTCGCCGGCCAGCTGGCCTCCGGGCTGTGGAGCACCGAGGTGACCGATCCGGGCCCCTTCGGGGACAAGCCCGCGGGCAAGGGCACCGCGAAGGTCACGCTCACCGCCACGACCCAGTCGTTCGACCCGGCGGCCAAGGCCTCCACCGGTGAGTTCTGGGACCTCGACGCCGACTGGAAGCCTGTCGCCGCCGCCTCGGGCAAGACCGCGACGATGAAGCTCACCCTGACCCCGACCGCACCCGTCGGCACGGTCGTCCACGGAACGGTCTACGTCGACACCGACTCGGCCTTCTCGGGCGTCATGGGGTCCGAGCTGATCGGGATCCCGTACTCCTACACCGTGGGCTGA
- a CDS encoding helix-turn-helix domain-containing protein, whose protein sequence is MSDSPPPRLPLDWIAASLRRERTRAGLSLSELAKRAGIAKSTLSQLEAASGNPSVETLWALGVALGVPFSALVEPPAPSVRVIRAGQGPTVASERAEFAATLLSASPPGARRDIYHLRAEPGAVRESEPHIPGTVEHLILSTGRVKAGPAGEEAELEPGDYMTYRGDVSHSYEALTPGTTFVLVMQHL, encoded by the coding sequence ATGTCCGACAGCCCGCCGCCCCGGCTCCCCCTGGACTGGATCGCCGCCTCCCTGCGCCGTGAACGCACCCGCGCCGGGCTCTCCCTCTCCGAGCTGGCCAAGCGCGCCGGAATCGCGAAGTCCACGCTGTCCCAGCTGGAGGCGGCGAGCGGGAACCCGAGCGTGGAGACGCTGTGGGCGCTGGGGGTGGCGCTCGGGGTGCCGTTCAGTGCCCTGGTGGAGCCGCCGGCGCCTTCCGTGCGGGTGATCAGGGCGGGACAGGGGCCGACCGTGGCCTCGGAAAGGGCCGAGTTCGCGGCCACCCTGCTCTCCGCGAGCCCGCCCGGAGCGCGCCGGGACATCTACCACCTGCGGGCCGAACCCGGGGCCGTACGGGAGTCGGAGCCGCACATTCCGGGGACCGTGGAGCATCTCATCCTGAGCACGGGGCGGGTGAAGGCCGGACCGGCGGGGGAGGAGGCCGAGCTGGAGCCCGGCGACTACATGACGTATCGGGGAGACGTGTCCCATTCGTACGAGGCGCTCACCCCCGGCACGACGTTCGTGCTGGTCATGCAGCACCTGTAA
- a CDS encoding class I SAM-dependent methyltransferase yields MTDTDFVTATRTFYDTVAEDYAEQFRDVLTVSPLDRVLLDGFAELVGDSGRVADLGCGPGRVTGYLASLGLSVFGLDLSESMLAIARRENPGLRFERGSMLELDLPDGALAGALSWYSSIHTPVDELPRLFAEFHRVLAPGGHLLVAFQAGDEDRHHDRPWGRPVALTFLRRQPEQIIGLLRAAGFALVSRTVREPGPEEVSQQAFLIAHRP; encoded by the coding sequence ATGACCGACACCGACTTCGTGACCGCCACCCGCACCTTCTACGACACCGTCGCCGAGGACTACGCCGAGCAGTTCCGGGACGTTCTCACCGTCAGTCCCCTGGACCGGGTCCTGCTGGACGGGTTCGCCGAGTTGGTGGGGGACAGCGGACGGGTCGCCGACCTGGGCTGCGGGCCCGGCCGGGTCACGGGATACCTGGCCTCCCTCGGGCTGTCCGTCTTCGGCCTCGACCTGTCGGAGTCGATGCTGGCCATCGCCCGCCGGGAGAACCCGGGGCTGCGGTTCGAGCGGGGCTCGATGCTGGAACTGGATCTCCCGGACGGGGCGCTCGCCGGTGCCCTGTCCTGGTACTCGTCCATCCACACCCCGGTGGACGAACTCCCCCGCCTGTTCGCCGAGTTCCACCGCGTGCTGGCACCGGGCGGGCACCTCCTCGTCGCCTTCCAGGCCGGCGACGAGGACCGGCACCACGACCGGCCCTGGGGACGCCCCGTCGCGCTGACCTTCCTGAGGCGGCAGCCGGAGCAGATCATCGGGTTGCTCCGCGCGGCCGGGTTCGCGCTCGTCTCGCGGACAGTGCGCGAACCCGGCCCCGAGGAGGTGTCGCAGCAGGCCTTCCTGATCGCCCACCGCCCCTGA
- the mqnC gene encoding cyclic dehypoxanthinyl futalosine synthase: MTEKADLQSVLDRAAEGGRITPEEALDLYRDAPLHALGSAADAVRRRRYAGTEHIATYIIERNINYTNVCVTACKFCAFYAPPTAKDKGWTRDLDDILRRCAETVELGGTQIMFQGGHHPDYGVEYYEKHFAAIKKDFPQLVIHSLGASEVEHMARISEVSVEEAIQRIHAAGLDSFAGAGAEMLPERPRKAIAPLKESGERWLEIMETAHNLGVESTSTMLMGTGETNAERIEHLRMIRDVQDRTGGFRAFIPYLYQPMNNHLKGRTQATIFEYLRMIAISRLFMDNIAHIQGSWLTTGQDAGQLTLHYGADDLGSVMLEENVVSAAGAKHRSNLQEMIDMIRTAGRVPAQRATTYEHLVVHDDPANDPVDARVMSHISSTAIAGGTAHPELKILASN; this comes from the coding sequence GTGACCGAGAAGGCCGACCTTCAGTCCGTCCTCGACCGTGCCGCCGAGGGTGGGCGCATCACTCCGGAGGAGGCGCTCGACCTCTACCGCGACGCCCCGCTGCACGCGCTGGGCTCCGCCGCGGACGCCGTGCGCCGCCGTCGGTACGCGGGCACGGAGCACATCGCGACGTACATCATCGAGCGGAACATCAACTACACCAACGTGTGCGTCACGGCGTGCAAGTTCTGCGCGTTCTACGCCCCGCCGACCGCCAAGGACAAGGGCTGGACCCGCGACCTGGACGACATCCTGCGCCGGTGCGCGGAGACCGTCGAACTCGGCGGCACGCAGATCATGTTCCAGGGCGGCCACCACCCGGACTACGGCGTCGAGTACTACGAGAAGCACTTCGCCGCCATCAAGAAGGACTTCCCCCAGCTGGTGATCCACTCGCTGGGCGCGTCCGAGGTCGAGCACATGGCCCGGATCTCCGAGGTGAGCGTGGAGGAGGCCATCCAGCGCATCCACGCGGCCGGCCTCGACTCGTTCGCGGGCGCCGGTGCCGAGATGCTCCCCGAGCGCCCCCGCAAGGCCATCGCGCCGCTCAAGGAGTCCGGCGAGCGCTGGCTGGAGATCATGGAGACGGCGCACAACCTGGGCGTGGAGTCCACCTCCACGATGCTCATGGGCACCGGTGAGACCAACGCCGAGCGCATCGAGCACCTGCGGATGATCCGTGACGTACAGGACCGGACGGGCGGCTTCCGGGCGTTCATCCCGTACCTCTACCAGCCGATGAACAACCACCTGAAGGGCCGCACCCAGGCCACGATCTTCGAGTATCTGCGGATGATCGCGATCTCGCGGCTCTTCATGGACAACATCGCCCACATCCAGGGCTCCTGGCTGACCACCGGCCAGGACGCGGGCCAGCTGACGCTGCACTACGGCGCGGACGACCTCGGCTCGGTCATGCTGGAGGAGAACGTCGTCTCGGCGGCCGGTGCCAAGCACCGCTCCAACCTCCAGGAAATGATCGACATGATCCGTACGGCGGGACGGGTCCCGGCCCAGCGCGCCACCACGTACGAGCACCTCGTCGTCCACGACGACCCGGCGAACGACCCCGTCGACGCGCGCGTGATGTCCCACATCTCCTCCACGGCGATCGCGGGCGGCACGGCGCATCCCGAGCTGAAGATCCTCGCGTCCAACTAG
- a CDS encoding AzlD domain-containing protein produces MSATVAMILALAVGTYAFRLVGPVLHGRVELPERVQELLGAAAVVLLVALLATGALTEGGGFAGWARPAGVLVGAVLAWRRAPFVVVVLGAAVATAVLRAAGVA; encoded by the coding sequence GTGAGCGCGACGGTCGCGATGATCCTGGCGCTGGCGGTGGGGACGTATGCCTTCCGGCTGGTCGGACCGGTGCTGCACGGGCGGGTGGAACTGCCGGAGCGAGTACAGGAGTTGCTGGGCGCGGCTGCCGTCGTACTGCTGGTGGCGCTGCTGGCGACGGGGGCGCTGACGGAGGGCGGCGGTTTCGCGGGGTGGGCACGGCCGGCCGGGGTCCTGGTGGGGGCCGTACTGGCGTGGCGGAGGGCGCCGTTCGTGGTGGTGGTGCTGGGGGCGGCGGTCGCAACTGCCGTACTGCGAGCGGCCGGTGTGGCCTGA